Proteins encoded together in one Neosynechococcus sphagnicola sy1 window:
- the msrB gene encoding peptide-methionine (R)-S-oxide reductase MsrB, producing the protein MKKRHFLTAGAAMVGSAWLSPHLSRQANAMTTKKGPFSITKTEAEWRKILTPEQFEVLRKHGTERAGSSPLDHQFGKGTYHCAGCSLPLFASATKFNSGTGWPSFYAPLAGAIGTSVDKSFFATRIEVHCNRCGGHLGHVFDDGPQPTGKRYCMNGVALKFIPA; encoded by the coding sequence ATGAAAAAAAGACATTTCTTAACGGCTGGTGCGGCAATGGTTGGTTCAGCCTGGTTATCTCCCCATCTGTCCCGGCAGGCAAACGCCATGACAACTAAAAAGGGGCCGTTTTCCATCACCAAAACTGAAGCAGAGTGGCGGAAAATTTTAACCCCAGAACAGTTTGAAGTGCTACGGAAACATGGAACAGAACGGGCGGGCAGCAGTCCCCTCGATCATCAATTCGGCAAAGGCACTTATCACTGTGCCGGGTGTAGTCTGCCCCTGTTTGCTTCTGCAACCAAGTTCAACAGTGGTACCGGTTGGCCTAGTTTTTATGCCCCCCTGGCAGGGGCGATCGGCACCTCGGTAGATAAGTCATTTTTTGCCACCCGAATTGAGGTACATTGCAATCGCTGTGGTGGACATTTGGGACATGTATTTGATGATGGGCCTCAACCAACTGGAAAACGCTATTGCATGAATGGTGTTGCCCTAAAATTCATTCCCGCTTAG
- a CDS encoding HhoA/HhoB/HtrA family serine endopeptidase — MRFPGKQFLTSLVLLAIGGGAGWAGSLYLRQPLATIPIALPPSSQQASQPMVARTSALPMASEASNFIAAAVQKVGPAVVRIDAARRVTSQVPEGLRNPMLRRFFGDDSPVPEERLERGIGSGFILTADGQILTNAHVVSGAETVEVTLKDGRIFTGKVVGVDPITDVGVIKLAATGLPTVQLGRSDRLEPGQWAIAIGNPLGLDNTVTAGIISATGRSSSEVGAPDKRVSFIQTDAAINPGNSGGPLLNAQGEVIGVNTAIRADAQGLGFAIPIETAARIAQQLFAKGKVEHPYLGIQMVDLTPAIQKDLNQSGRLKAPINLSQGVLIVRVMPNSPADQGGLQPGDIIEKIAQQPIHKAADVQQQVEASAVGASLELVVNRQGKSQTFQVRPGAFPASASDQP; from the coding sequence ATGCGTTTCCCTGGCAAGCAATTCCTCACGTCTCTTGTTTTGTTGGCGATCGGCGGGGGTGCCGGATGGGCCGGCAGCCTCTATTTACGGCAACCACTGGCGACCATTCCCATTGCCCTGCCTCCCTCATCTCAGCAGGCTTCCCAACCCATGGTGGCCCGAACCTCGGCCTTACCGATGGCATCAGAGGCTTCTAACTTTATTGCCGCAGCGGTACAAAAGGTCGGGCCAGCGGTTGTTCGTATTGATGCTGCCCGTCGGGTGACGAGCCAGGTGCCTGAGGGACTGCGGAATCCCATGTTGCGGCGGTTTTTTGGGGATGACTCCCCCGTTCCAGAGGAGCGGCTGGAGCGGGGGATTGGCTCGGGCTTTATTTTGACCGCCGATGGTCAGATCTTGACCAATGCCCATGTTGTAAGTGGGGCTGAGACCGTGGAAGTCACCCTCAAGGATGGCCGCATCTTTACGGGAAAGGTGGTAGGGGTTGATCCTATCACCGATGTCGGGGTGATCAAACTGGCTGCCACCGGATTGCCAACCGTACAGTTAGGTCGATCCGATCGTCTGGAACCCGGACAATGGGCGATCGCCATCGGCAATCCCTTGGGATTAGACAATACGGTCACCGCAGGGATCATTAGCGCCACTGGCCGTAGCAGTTCCGAAGTGGGGGCTCCCGATAAGCGCGTCAGCTTTATTCAAACCGATGCAGCGATCAATCCAGGGAATTCCGGGGGACCACTGCTGAATGCCCAAGGGGAAGTGATTGGGGTGAATACAGCGATTCGTGCCGATGCCCAGGGCTTGGGGTTTGCCATCCCCATTGAAACAGCAGCACGGATTGCCCAACAACTGTTTGCCAAGGGCAAAGTGGAACATCCTTACCTGGGGATTCAAATGGTTGATCTAACGCCAGCAATCCAGAAAGATCTGAATCAGAGTGGCCGGCTCAAGGCTCCCATTAACCTCAGCCAAGGAGTCTTGATTGTGCGGGTTATGCCCAATTCCCCCGCAGATCAGGGAGGCTTGCAACCCGGTGACATCATCGAAAAAATTGCCCAGCAACCAATTCATAAAGCAGCCGATGTTCAACAACAGGTGGAGGCGAGTGCTGTGGGGGCATCCTTAGAACTGGTGGTAAATCGTCAGGGGAAATCTCAAACCTTCCAGGTGCGACCGGGGGCGTTCCCTGCTAGTGCCTCGGATCAGCCTTAG
- a CDS encoding DUF760 domain-containing protein → MAFNPNHADFWSSSEEQAQANPLISYLRLQSPEALAKVANSISPNVKEIISQNVQGLVGMLPSEHFNVQITTDRESLVGLLASAMMTGYFLRQMEQRMELEEILTGSLTLPPCPPKADPRH, encoded by the coding sequence ATGGCCTTTAATCCTAATCATGCTGATTTTTGGAGTTCGAGTGAGGAACAGGCACAGGCCAACCCCCTGATCAGTTATCTGCGGCTCCAGTCTCCCGAGGCACTGGCAAAGGTTGCCAACTCCATCAGCCCCAATGTGAAAGAGATCATCTCCCAGAATGTGCAGGGACTAGTGGGGATGCTGCCCTCCGAACACTTTAACGTGCAAATTACCACCGATCGCGAAAGCTTGGTGGGATTACTAGCCTCAGCCATGATGACGGGTTATTTTCTCCGGCAAATGGAACAGCGGATGGAGCTAGAAGAAATTCTCACGGGTTCACTGACGTTGCCACCCTGCCCCCCTAAGGCTGATCCGAGGCACTAG
- the scpB gene encoding SMC-Scp complex subunit ScpB, with translation MSHLSSTIEAILYLKGQPLSIAEIAKYAGCDRPTIEEGLIELLTDYAHRDTALEIVETEAGYGLQLREAFQPLVQALIPVNLGVGTLRTLAAIALRGPIAQPNLVELRGSGAYQHVQELVELGFVRKRRQVDGRSYWLQVTDKFHQYFQIDQLPEPLDLASES, from the coding sequence ATGTCTCACTTGTCGAGCACCATTGAAGCCATTTTGTACCTCAAAGGTCAGCCCCTCTCCATTGCGGAGATTGCCAAATATGCCGGGTGCGATCGCCCCACCATTGAAGAGGGGCTAATCGAATTGCTCACCGATTATGCCCATCGGGATACAGCTCTAGAAATTGTTGAAACCGAAGCAGGCTATGGTCTGCAACTCCGGGAAGCCTTTCAACCTTTGGTACAGGCCTTGATTCCAGTCAACTTAGGCGTTGGAACCCTCCGCACCCTAGCGGCGATCGCCCTTCGCGGCCCCATTGCCCAGCCCAACCTGGTGGAACTGCGTGGGTCAGGAGCCTACCAGCATGTTCAGGAGCTGGTCGAACTGGGATTTGTCCGCAAGCGCCGTCAGGTGGATGGGCGCTCCTATTGGCTCCAGGTCACCGATAAATTTCACCAGTACTTTCAGATTGATCAACTTCCCGAACCCTTAGATTTGGCTTCAGAGTCTTGA
- the ccmA gene encoding heme ABC exporter ATP-binding protein CcmA, with translation MGAFCEGWMIAAVTLRNVYKTYQQPVVNDLSFSIPAGEMFGLLGPNGAGKTTTIRMLTTLTRPTQGHLEVAGYDVVQQRLQVKQQIGVVLQQISVDGDLSVWENMEFHGRLHHLPNPQRQERIHQWLEYVELADRQQSPAKTLSGGMKRRLQIARALLHQPQVLFLDEPTVGLDPQTRRRIWEILRDLNQQGMTMLLTTHYMEEAEYLCDRIGIMDGGKLIALGTLPEFRLKHGAGLVMKQAGERWDYQFFPDLAEANAYLDQQPDKTGMMVRPTNLEDIFVELTGRRLD, from the coding sequence ATGGGTGCATTCTGCGAGGGATGGATGATTGCAGCGGTGACGCTTCGGAATGTTTACAAGACTTATCAACAACCTGTCGTCAACGATTTGTCCTTTAGCATCCCGGCAGGGGAAATGTTTGGCCTCCTAGGGCCAAACGGCGCTGGCAAAACCACAACCATCCGGATGTTGACCACCCTCACCCGTCCGACCCAGGGTCACCTGGAAGTTGCGGGCTACGATGTGGTGCAGCAGCGGTTGCAGGTCAAGCAACAGATTGGGGTGGTCTTGCAGCAAATCAGTGTGGACGGGGATCTCTCGGTCTGGGAAAATATGGAGTTCCATGGTCGGCTCCACCATCTTCCCAATCCCCAACGTCAGGAGCGGATTCACCAATGGCTGGAGTATGTCGAATTGGCAGATCGCCAGCAGTCCCCCGCCAAAACCCTGTCTGGGGGCATGAAACGACGGCTACAAATTGCCAGGGCGCTGTTGCATCAGCCCCAGGTTCTGTTTCTCGATGAACCCACCGTGGGGCTAGATCCCCAAACTCGTCGCCGCATCTGGGAAATCCTGCGAGATCTAAACCAGCAGGGGATGACGATGCTATTGACCACCCACTACATGGAAGAAGCCGAGTACCTGTGCGATCGCATTGGCATTATGGACGGCGGCAAACTTATTGCCCTGGGAACCCTACCGGAATTTCGCCTCAAACATGGGGCTGGATTGGTGATGAAACAGGCGGGTGAGCGTTGGGACTATCAATTCTTCCCCGATCTGGCCGAGGCCAATGCCTATTTGGATCAACAGCCCGATAAAACCGGGATGATGGTGCGACCGACAAACTTAGAAGATATCTTTGTAGAACTCACCGGACGTAGATTAGATTGA
- a CDS encoding bifunctional 4-hydroxy-2-oxoglutarate aldolase/2-dehydro-3-deoxy-phosphogluconate aldolase, giving the protein MAEDFWLAQLKQQRAIAVIRAAQFALGQRMAWAVATGGMTLIEITWNTHRGADLIRCLRRELPHCLIGAGTILTLSQLEQAITAGAQFLFSPHTNAPLIQAALQQGIPIVPGALTPTEIVTAWQLGASCVKVFPVERLGGVDYLRSLHPVLTEIPLIPTGGVTLANAPAFIQAGAIAVGLSSELFPPWAIAAGNWSMITAQARQLCQSLQQH; this is encoded by the coding sequence ATGGCGGAAGATTTTTGGTTGGCTCAATTAAAACAGCAGCGGGCGATCGCCGTCATTCGTGCCGCCCAATTTGCCTTAGGGCAACGGATGGCATGGGCTGTTGCCACCGGGGGCATGACCCTGATTGAAATTACCTGGAACACCCACCGGGGTGCAGATCTGATCCGCTGCCTGCGGCGTGAGTTGCCCCATTGTCTGATCGGAGCTGGAACTATTCTGACGCTTTCCCAGTTAGAGCAGGCGATCACCGCAGGGGCTCAGTTTTTGTTTAGTCCCCACACGAACGCGCCGCTGATTCAGGCAGCGCTACAGCAGGGTATCCCCATCGTTCCTGGTGCTTTAACCCCCACCGAAATTGTGACGGCTTGGCAATTAGGGGCGAGTTGCGTCAAGGTGTTCCCGGTGGAGCGTTTAGGAGGGGTCGATTATCTCCGGAGCCTGCACCCCGTATTGACGGAGATCCCCCTGATCCCCACCGGCGGGGTCACCCTGGCCAATGCCCCGGCCTTTATTCAAGCGGGGGCGATCGCCGTCGGTCTCTCCAGTGAGTTGTTTCCTCCCTGGGCGATCGCGGCAGGTAACTGGTCGATGATTACGGCGCAAGCGCGTCAACTGTGTCAATCTCTTCAGCAGCACTGA
- a CDS encoding DUF4168 domain-containing protein — protein MIGHSTIFERGRTFLATWQSLLNQCTRWVLALSLILGLTLGDGTVSFAQELPATPVPVSPDSLNSSRSNLNSSDIPAEKITHFVQAYLRVIHLIEARQIDLQGAETEAEALRIQQEIEAEALKVIEQTGLTRPEYLQLLNLANSDPELGERMMLQIQEISGG, from the coding sequence ATGATTGGTCACTCCACAATCTTTGAGCGCGGGAGGACGTTCCTGGCAACTTGGCAGAGCCTTCTGAATCAATGCACACGCTGGGTGTTAGCCCTCAGTCTGATCCTGGGTTTAACCCTAGGTGATGGGACGGTGAGTTTTGCCCAGGAACTTCCCGCTACCCCAGTGCCCGTCTCACCCGACTCCCTGAACAGCAGTCGGTCAAACCTCAACAGTAGTGATATTCCAGCTGAAAAAATCACCCATTTTGTTCAGGCCTATCTGCGCGTCATTCATTTGATTGAGGCACGGCAGATTGACCTCCAAGGGGCTGAAACCGAAGCCGAGGCATTGCGAATTCAGCAAGAAATTGAAGCTGAGGCGCTGAAAGTCATTGAACAAACCGGTTTAACCCGCCCAGAATATCTCCAGCTACTCAATTTAGCCAATAGTGATCCAGAGTTGGGTGAACGCATGATGCTACAAATTCAGGAGATTAGTGGGGGATAG
- a CDS encoding DUF3285 domain-containing protein, whose product MNQIVAAVEPPESPLESSAADVEATVSPSAHPSYVKLAMRNMVRKRGTSLFHFALTTLGLLAVFVGLAVLTR is encoded by the coding sequence ATGAATCAGATTGTTGCCGCTGTTGAGCCCCCAGAGTCCCCCTTGGAGTCCTCAGCCGCCGATGTTGAGGCTACTGTATCCCCATCGGCGCACCCCAGCTATGTCAAGTTAGCAATGCGGAATATGGTGCGCAAGCGCGGAACCTCCCTGTTCCATTTTGCTTTAACAACCCTGGGGTTACTGGCGGTCTTTGTCGGACTCGCCGTTTTAACACGATGA
- the ybeY gene encoding rRNA maturation RNase YbeY, translated as MHVELNVQDHWCYENAPVIPVNSWESYFEHWFMTLSPTLSPVQAYEVSLCLTSDAEVQELNRQYRGFDQPTDVLSFAALEADMPQAPELLNSLPLYLGDIMISVETAQRQAQQQGHDLVQELVWLAAHGLLHLLGWDHPDDASLLQMLHQQAILLEIVGFPGIVDVL; from the coding sequence GTGCATGTTGAGCTTAACGTCCAGGATCATTGGTGTTATGAGAATGCCCCCGTGATTCCTGTCAACTCCTGGGAGTCCTATTTTGAGCACTGGTTCATGACTCTGTCCCCAACCCTATCTCCTGTCCAAGCCTATGAAGTCAGCCTCTGCTTAACCAGTGATGCTGAGGTGCAGGAACTGAATCGACAGTATCGGGGATTCGATCAACCCACCGATGTCTTGTCCTTTGCGGCTCTAGAAGCAGATATGCCCCAAGCGCCTGAGTTACTGAACTCCCTGCCCTTGTACCTGGGGGATATTATGATCTCAGTTGAAACCGCCCAGCGTCAGGCACAACAACAAGGTCATGACTTGGTTCAGGAATTGGTCTGGTTAGCCGCCCATGGTTTGCTACATTTACTGGGATGGGATCACCCGGATGATGCCAGTCTGTTGCAAATGCTGCACCAACAGGCGATCCTACTAGAAATAGTCGGCTTCCCTGGGATCGTTGATGTTTTATGA
- a CDS encoding diacylglycerol kinase family protein, translating to MVPLNREFSWRTASSLLVSFKYAWTGVSYAFQTQRNFRIHLLVGTLAISLSIFLASESS from the coding sequence GTGGTACCCCTAAATCGAGAGTTTTCCTGGCGGACTGCAAGCAGTCTCTTGGTGAGCTTTAAGTATGCCTGGACAGGGGTCAGTTATGCGTTTCAGACCCAGCGTAACTTTCGGATTCATCTTCTGGTGGGGACGCTGGCCATCAGCCTCAGCATTTTTTTAGCATCTGAGTCCTCCTGA
- a CDS encoding diacylglycerol kinase encodes MTIGGVLTMELLNTALESVVDLTVKQTYHELAKIAKDCAAAAVLISALVAVLVAGVLLLPPLWHLATAFLPQR; translated from the coding sequence TTGACCATTGGCGGAGTGCTGACCATGGAGTTGCTGAATACCGCGCTGGAGTCTGTGGTAGATCTCACAGTGAAGCAGACTTATCACGAGCTAGCTAAGATTGCTAAGGACTGTGCAGCTGCCGCCGTGCTAATTTCAGCCCTGGTAGCTGTGTTGGTGGCAGGGGTGCTATTGTTACCGCCCCTTTGGCATCTGGCCACAGCCTTCCTCCCCCAGAGATAA
- a CDS encoding anthranilate synthase component II — protein MILVIDNYDSFTYNLVQYLGELGQDQAVAADIQVYRNDQISVEQIRQLQPAGLVISPGPGRPEEAGISLDLIRVLGPTLPILGVCLGHQSIGQVFGGQIVSAPQLMHGKTSPIFHTGVGVFQGVENPFTATRYHSLVIEQLTCPEVLEVTAWVEDGTIMGVRHREYPHIEGVQFHPESILTAAGKQLLQNFLRRL, from the coding sequence TTGATTCTGGTAATTGATAACTACGACAGTTTCACCTATAACCTGGTGCAGTATCTGGGTGAACTGGGCCAAGATCAAGCGGTTGCAGCTGATATCCAGGTTTATCGAAACGACCAGATCTCTGTGGAGCAAATCCGGCAGCTACAACCCGCCGGGCTAGTAATTTCCCCTGGGCCTGGTCGTCCTGAAGAGGCGGGTATTTCCCTGGATCTGATTCGCGTCCTCGGCCCCACTCTACCCATTTTAGGGGTTTGCCTTGGGCACCAAAGCATTGGACAGGTTTTTGGTGGGCAGATTGTTTCGGCTCCACAGTTGATGCATGGTAAGACCTCTCCCATCTTTCACACAGGTGTTGGGGTTTTTCAGGGGGTTGAGAATCCCTTTACCGCAACCCGGTATCATAGTCTGGTGATTGAGCAGCTGACCTGCCCGGAGGTGCTAGAAGTCACTGCCTGGGTGGAGGATGGCACAATTATGGGGGTGCGTCATCGAGAGTATCCCCATATTGAAGGGGTGCAATTTCACCCAGAAAGTATCTTGACAGCTGCTGGTAAGCAGTTGCTCCAGAACTTTTTGCGGCGCCTGTAG
- a CDS encoding MBL fold metallo-hydrolase, with amino-acid sequence MKRRQILRYARAGFLAIAGTGLAAGFQSYRAQSKDAGSLTVQWLGHTCFLLTGSGQRVLLNPFKPLGCTAGYRPPRLQVDLVMISSQLLDEGFVAGIPGNPKLLFDPGIYRVNNLQIQGIRTDHDRQGGRRFGANTTWQWTQGGIKILNLGGAAAPISVEQQILMGRPDLLRFTCRGVGQKLTHQRMPSRRFKL; translated from the coding sequence ATGAAACGCAGACAAATATTACGTTATGCTCGGGCGGGATTCCTGGCGATCGCTGGCACAGGACTTGCCGCTGGATTCCAATCTTACCGGGCACAATCCAAGGACGCAGGCTCCCTGACGGTCCAATGGCTGGGTCACACCTGTTTTTTGTTGACGGGGAGTGGGCAGCGGGTGCTGCTCAACCCCTTTAAACCCCTGGGTTGTACAGCGGGCTATCGCCCCCCTCGGCTTCAGGTTGATCTGGTGATGATTAGCAGTCAACTTCTGGATGAAGGCTTTGTGGCGGGAATTCCCGGCAATCCCAAGTTACTGTTTGATCCCGGAATTTATCGAGTTAACAATCTGCAAATTCAGGGAATTCGCACCGATCACGATCGTCAAGGGGGTAGGCGATTTGGTGCCAACACCACCTGGCAGTGGACGCAGGGGGGCATCAAAATTTTGAATTTAGGGGGAGCAGCGGCTCCGATTAGTGTCGAGCAACAAATTCTCATGGGGCGACCGGATCTGCTGCGTTTTACCTGTCGGGGGGTGGGCCAAAAGCTTACACACCAGAGGATGCCAAGCAGGCGATTCAAACTTTGA
- the rpsU gene encoding 30S ribosomal protein S21: MTQVVLGENEGIESALRRFKRQVSKAGILADVKCHRHFETPIEKRKRKTIAARRKNRRFR, translated from the coding sequence ATGACCCAGGTGGTTCTAGGGGAAAATGAAGGCATTGAGTCAGCCTTACGTCGATTTAAGCGTCAAGTTTCTAAGGCTGGTATCCTAGCAGACGTAAAGTGCCATCGGCACTTTGAAACACCAATTGAAAAGCGCAAGCGTAAAACTATTGCGGCCCGACGCAAAAACCGCCGCTTCCGTTAG
- a CDS encoding class I SAM-dependent methyltransferase, which translates to MLKNNPHLIEIIRERILASPQQRLSFAEFMELALYEPAHGYYCNQVVTRGIQGDFFTAPHLGADFGELLAAQFVQMWEILDRPAPFTLLEMGAGQGLLATHILNELKGRSPDLWSVLQYWIVERSQALVAQQRQQLQLFPHIRWCTWEEIPRDSLVGCCFSNELVDAFPVHQVVITEGKLREIFVTLSQETDSCLREIIDEPSVPELVTYFDRVGIHWRDLPEGYRSEVNLAALSWLQTVAERLEKGYLLTIDYGYPAAQYYSPARTTGTLQCYYRHAHHGDPYQGIGYQDLTAHVNFTALERQGDASGLQMIGFTQQSLFLMALGLGARIAALGENSQAITPALLQAHLRHRQNLHSLIDPMGLGKFGVLVQGKGLSPSPQLLEGLRVPIC; encoded by the coding sequence ATGCTCAAGAACAATCCCCACCTCATTGAAATCATCCGCGAGCGAATTCTAGCCAGCCCGCAACAACGGCTCTCCTTTGCCGAGTTCATGGAGTTGGCCCTCTATGAACCAGCCCATGGCTACTACTGCAACCAGGTGGTCACCCGTGGCATCCAGGGAGATTTCTTCACCGCCCCCCACCTAGGGGCTGATTTTGGGGAGTTATTAGCGGCACAGTTTGTGCAGATGTGGGAGATTTTAGACCGACCTGCTCCCTTTACCCTGCTGGAGATGGGAGCCGGACAAGGACTGTTGGCAACCCACATTCTGAATGAATTAAAGGGGCGATCGCCGGATTTATGGTCAGTATTACAGTACTGGATTGTCGAACGTTCTCAGGCATTAGTTGCCCAACAACGTCAACAACTCCAGTTATTTCCCCACATCAGATGGTGTACCTGGGAGGAAATTCCCCGTGATTCTTTGGTGGGGTGCTGCTTCTCCAACGAATTGGTCGATGCCTTTCCCGTTCATCAAGTTGTCATCACAGAGGGGAAACTCCGGGAGATTTTTGTCACCTTGAGTCAGGAAACCGACAGCTGCTTGCGAGAAATCATCGACGAACCCTCGGTACCAGAACTAGTTACCTACTTTGATCGAGTGGGCATTCATTGGAGAGATTTACCGGAGGGTTACCGCAGTGAGGTGAATCTAGCCGCCCTCTCCTGGCTGCAAACCGTTGCAGAACGCTTAGAGAAAGGGTATCTTCTGACGATTGACTATGGATATCCTGCTGCCCAGTACTACAGCCCTGCACGGACAACTGGGACGCTGCAATGCTACTACCGCCATGCCCACCATGGAGATCCCTATCAGGGAATCGGCTATCAAGATCTGACTGCCCATGTAAACTTTACCGCCCTAGAGCGGCAAGGCGACGCCTCTGGACTGCAAATGATCGGATTTACCCAGCAAAGCCTATTTTTGATGGCGCTAGGGCTAGGAGCGCGGATCGCCGCCCTTGGCGAAAACTCCCAGGCAATTACACCTGCTCTCCTCCAAGCGCACCTCAGACACCGCCAAAACCTCCACAGTCTAATTGATCCCATGGGGCTGGGAAAGTTTGGTGTTTTAGTTCAGGGTAAAGGGCTGAGTCCTAGCCCCCAGCTATTGGAAGGGCTGAGGGTACCCATCTGCTAA
- a CDS encoding M16 family metallopeptidase, protein MIPSPMPSIQNRTIHRTVLANGLVVLVVENPVADIVAARIFVKAGSLWESRQQAGLSHLVASVMTRGSEQLSSLDIAERVESVGASLSTDAASDYFLLSLKTVTADFENILSLAAQLLRSPSFPETELALERRLMLQALRSQLEQPYIIALDQLRQAMYLDHPYALSGLGTEASVSQLDQIDLHRYHQTHFRPDNMVISLVGRITAASGLELAEQFFGDWQAPSTPLPLLQVPPLQSDPQQRVTAQSTQQSILMLGYLAPSMHHPDYAAIKLLSSYLGNGLSSRLFVELREKRGLAYEVSAFYPTRLQPSQFVVYMGTAPENTAIALEGLQQEVERLFTTQLPPHELQAAKNKLLGQYALGKQTNAQIAQIFGWYETLGIGLEFDTEFQSAIAAVSAEAAQLAAHRYLQHPYVSLVGPVAAVTPLQQSAVF, encoded by the coding sequence ATGATTCCATCCCCCATGCCATCGATTCAGAATCGGACTATTCATCGGACTGTTTTGGCGAATGGTCTGGTTGTGCTTGTGGTCGAGAACCCAGTCGCTGATATTGTTGCGGCTCGGATTTTTGTCAAAGCAGGGAGTCTTTGGGAGTCGCGCCAGCAGGCGGGGCTGTCCCATCTAGTGGCATCAGTTATGACTCGCGGCAGTGAGCAACTCTCATCCCTGGACATCGCTGAGCGTGTTGAGTCAGTGGGCGCTAGCCTGAGCACAGATGCTGCCAGTGACTACTTTTTGCTGAGTCTGAAGACCGTGACGGCAGACTTTGAGAATATTTTGAGTCTGGCGGCACAGTTACTGCGGTCTCCCTCCTTCCCGGAGACAGAATTGGCACTAGAACGGCGATTGATGTTGCAGGCCCTTCGCTCCCAGTTAGAACAGCCTTACATTATTGCCCTCGATCAGCTGCGCCAGGCAATGTACTTAGATCATCCCTATGCCCTGTCAGGACTGGGGACGGAGGCATCGGTTTCCCAACTCGATCAGATTGACTTGCACAGGTATCACCAAACCCACTTCCGCCCAGACAACATGGTTATTAGTTTGGTGGGGCGGATCACCGCCGCGTCAGGGCTGGAGCTGGCAGAGCAGTTTTTTGGAGATTGGCAGGCTCCCTCTACCCCCCTACCATTGTTGCAAGTACCGCCCCTGCAGTCCGATCCCCAACAACGGGTGACAGCGCAGTCCACCCAACAATCAATTCTGATGTTGGGGTATTTGGCTCCCTCCATGCATCATCCGGACTACGCGGCGATCAAGTTACTCAGTTCTTACCTGGGTAATGGTCTCTCCAGTCGCCTGTTTGTGGAGTTGCGAGAAAAGCGAGGTCTCGCCTACGAAGTGTCCGCTTTCTATCCTACTCGCCTGCAACCTTCGCAGTTTGTCGTCTACATGGGAACGGCTCCAGAAAATACGGCGATCGCCCTCGAAGGGTTACAACAAGAAGTAGAACGCCTGTTCACCACCCAACTCCCCCCCCATGAGTTGCAGGCTGCGAAGAATAAACTGCTGGGACAGTATGCCCTCGGTAAACAGACCAATGCTCAAATTGCCCAAATTTTTGGTTGGTACGAAACCCTAGGGATAGGGTTGGAATTCGATACCGAGTTTCAATCAGCGATCGCCGCCGTCAGTGCCGAAGCGGCGCAGTTAGCAGCCCATCGCTATTTGCAGCACCCCTATGTCTCCTTGGTGGGGCCAGTAGCCGCCGTTACTCCTCTCCAGCAGTCAGCCGTTTTCTAG